One Candidatus Paceibacterota bacterium genomic window carries:
- the groL gene encoding chaperonin GroEL (60 kDa chaperone family; promotes refolding of misfolded polypeptides especially under stressful conditions; forms two stacked rings of heptamers to form a barrel-shaped 14mer; ends can be capped by GroES; misfolded proteins enter the barrel where they are refolded when GroES binds) → MSKKILFDESARKALKSGVDQVANAVKITVGPRGKNVVFDKGYGSPTITNDGVSIAKEITLKDKFENMGAEIVKEVASKTNDVAGDGTTTSIILTQAIITEGMKHTTMGVNAMGVRMGIEKAKDAVVKALKDISKPIKTKEEIKQVATISAESEEMGAIIADTIEKVGKDGVVTVEESQSLGIESEVVKGLQFDKGYVSPYMISNSERMEAEHKDVPILITDKKISTVKEILPLLEKLAQAGKKELVIIAEDVDGEALTTFVLNKLRGAFNILAVKAPGYGDKKKEMLEDIAVTVGAKVVTEDTGVKLENAELSVLGRADKVIAKKDTTTIVGGKGKKGEIDARTAQLKKQKANSDSKYDSEKFDERIAKLSGGVAVIRVGASTETEMKYLKLKIEDAVNATKAAIEEGIVAGGGVAYIQTLRKLSAMPALPTDEERIGFSIVLNALESPLRQIAINAGHGDGSVIIDKVKNPFADSKDRNKDGSVSALALAKKVNFGFDALKGEYVDDMIKAGIVDPVKVTRTALENSASAAAILLTTEVAIADEPEEKKEHAGMGGGMPDMGGMGY, encoded by the coding sequence ATGAGTAAAAAAATTCTATTTGATGAATCAGCGCGAAAAGCATTGAAGAGCGGAGTGGATCAGGTCGCGAATGCAGTAAAGATCACTGTCGGCCCACGAGGCAAAAATGTTGTTTTTGATAAAGGGTATGGCTCACCGACAATCACGAACGACGGCGTCTCCATTGCAAAAGAAATTACGCTCAAAGACAAATTTGAGAATATGGGAGCGGAAATCGTGAAGGAAGTAGCTTCCAAGACCAATGATGTTGCCGGAGACGGAACAACCACTTCTATTATATTGACCCAAGCAATCATTACCGAAGGAATGAAGCATACTACTATGGGGGTCAATGCCATGGGAGTGAGAATGGGAATTGAAAAGGCAAAAGACGCAGTAGTGAAAGCTCTCAAAGACATTTCTAAGCCGATCAAAACAAAAGAAGAAATCAAACAAGTTGCGACTATTTCCGCTGAATCAGAAGAGATGGGAGCTATTATTGCTGACACTATAGAGAAGGTTGGGAAGGACGGAGTTGTAACGGTGGAAGAATCACAGTCTCTCGGCATCGAATCTGAAGTAGTAAAAGGACTTCAATTCGATAAGGGCTACGTTTCCCCTTACATGATCAGCAATTCTGAAAGAATGGAAGCTGAACACAAAGATGTGCCGATTCTCATCACTGATAAAAAAATCTCGACAGTAAAAGAAATTCTGCCACTTTTGGAAAAACTTGCTCAAGCAGGAAAGAAAGAGCTTGTGATAATCGCTGAAGATGTGGACGGTGAAGCACTTACGACATTTGTGCTAAATAAATTGCGAGGCGCCTTTAATATCCTTGCTGTGAAGGCTCCTGGGTATGGAGATAAGAAAAAAGAAATGCTCGAGGATATTGCTGTTACTGTTGGCGCAAAAGTTGTTACTGAAGATACTGGAGTGAAGCTTGAAAATGCTGAACTTTCCGTACTTGGGAGAGCAGATAAAGTGATTGCTAAAAAAGATACGACCACGATTGTCGGAGGAAAAGGGAAGAAAGGAGAGATTGATGCTCGCACTGCACAGCTTAAGAAACAAAAAGCGAATTCTGATTCAAAATATGATTCGGAAAAATTTGATGAACGGATCGCAAAGCTTTCTGGCGGAGTCGCTGTTATTCGAGTGGGAGCTTCAACAGAAACGGAAATGAAATATTTGAAGTTGAAAATTGAAGATGCTGTGAACGCTACAAAAGCGGCGATTGAAGAGGGAATTGTAGCTGGAGGAGGAGTGGCTTATATTCAAACCTTGAGAAAACTTTCCGCAATGCCAGCACTTCCAACAGATGAAGAGAGAATCGGATTTAGTATTGTTCTTAACGCTCTTGAATCCCCCCTTCGGCAGATTGCAATCAATGCCGGTCATGGCGATGGTTCTGTCATTATCGACAAAGTAAAAAATCCCTTTGCTGACAGCAAGGACAGAAATAAAGATGGTTCTGTTTCTGCTCTCGCGCTCGCAAAAAAAGTAAATTTCGGATTTGATGCGCTTAAGGGAGAGTATGTAGACGATATGATCAAAGCGGGAATTGTGGATCCGGTAAAAGTGACTCGAACTGCGCTTGAAAATTCTGCATCAGCTGCTGCAATTTTACTCACAACAGAAGTTGCAATTGCCGATGAACCGGAAGAAAAAAAGGAGCACGCTGGAATGGGAGGCGGAATGCCAGATATGGGAGGAATGGGGTATTAA
- a CDS encoding co-chaperone GroES, translating into MAQKKAKKATKKDSKGKIQPLADRVLIREEEAKQTKTTSGIFIPESVDADKSTKKGVVVAIGDGKFEDGKIIPMKVKIGDTVVYSWGDKVEIDGEKYVIVRESEISAILN; encoded by the coding sequence ATGGCACAAAAAAAGGCAAAAAAGGCTACAAAGAAGGATTCGAAGGGTAAAATTCAGCCTCTCGCGGACCGAGTGCTTATTCGGGAAGAGGAGGCAAAACAGACCAAAACAACCTCTGGTATTTTCATTCCAGAATCGGTTGATGCTGATAAATCTACAAAAAAGGGCGTTGTCGTTGCTATTGGAGACGGAAAATTTGAAGATGGCAAAATTATTCCAATGAAAGTGAAAATTGGCGATACCGTTGTCTATTCATGGGGAGACAAGGTTGAAATTGACGGAGAAAAATATGTGATTGTTCGAGAATCAGAAATATCAGCAATTTTGAATTAA